Proteins from one Sarcophilus harrisii chromosome 2, mSarHar1.11, whole genome shotgun sequence genomic window:
- the LOC100922949 gene encoding LOW QUALITY PROTEIN: protocadherin gamma-A4-like (The sequence of the model RefSeq protein was modified relative to this genomic sequence to represent the inferred CDS: inserted 2 bases in 1 codon) has translation MATLLRFHGFRGQILLCSVLGLLLESCVAQIRYSVTAEKEKGSFAGDIATDLELQPQVLSERGARIVSRGKTQHFVLNSRNGSLIIADRIDREELCPGAPKCFLNFDILLEDKANIFGVDVEIIDINDNKPYFQTEEMEVKVSEIATPGMRFPLPEAFDSDTGVNSLQSYQLRPNHHFSLHVQRGIDGVKYPELVLEQPLDREKESIHHLIFRDSDGGDPVLSGTTRIRVTVLDFNDNAPVFTQSIYSVNVLESVPVRTLLLTVTATDPDEGVNGQVTYSFRKINERTSKIFQMNTVTGEISTMKNLDYEESALYEMEVQAEDSPGLLGKAKVLVSVLDVNDNAPEVSITSLTKSVPEDSLPGTLIALLNVHDRDSGENGRVKCSIPENLPFKLIKSYGNYHKLTTVGALDREKVSQYNVTVTATDWGTPPLSMDASIYLNVVDTNDNPPTFSQASYSMYIRENNPKGASIYSIIAQDPDNEENGRVTYSTAEDILQGAPLSSYISINSNTGVIHALCSFDYEQLHNIQLLVIAQDAGDPPLSSNVSLTLFILDQNDNAPKILYPIFPTNGTTGVELAPRSAEPGYLVTKVVAVDGDTGQNSWLSYHLLKATESGLFSVGLHTGEIRTARIFLSKDTFKQNLVVSVTDNGEPPXSATVSVTVIVADSIPKVLSDLNHLTAPEVPSESSLTFYLVLAVTAVSCLFFGFIIVLFTLRICRWRASKLLRSGTSHFVGVPVSEFVGIDGVRAFLQTHTQEVTLTMHSQKNQSLFPQHSYADTLICQKMCEKNRPLSASQNLLEGKDDSNLQVRSLLHLLSNLTCHL, from the exons ATGGCTACTTTGCTGAGGTTCCATGGATTTAGAGGGCAAATCCTGCTTTGCTCTGTCCTGGGTTTACTTTTGGAATCTTGTGTCGCACAGATTCGTTACTCTGTGACCGCGGAGAAGGAGAAAGGCTCTTTTGCGGGCGACATCGCCACGGATCTGGAGCTTCAGCCTCAGGTGCTTTCAGAACGCGGAGCCCGAATTGTCTCCAGAGGTAAGACACAGCATTTTGTTCTGAATTCCAGAAATGGCAGCTTAATCATTGCAGACAGAATAGACAGAGAAGAGCTTTGTCCCGGGGccccaaaatgttttttaaatttcgaCATCCTTCTTGAGGACAAAGCGAATATTTTTGGAGTGGATGTGGAAATAATCGATATCAATGATAACAAACCTTACTTCCAgactgaagaaatggaagtaaaaGTCAGTGAAATCGCAACTCCCGGAATGCGATTTCCTCTCCCAGAAGCATTCGATTCAGATACGGGTGTGAACTCACTTCAGAGCTACCAGCTGAGGCCGAACCATCATTTCTCTCTGCATGTGCAAAGAGGAATAGACGGGGTCAAATACCCGGAACTCGTATTAGAGCAACCCCTGGACCGTGAGAAGGAGTCAATTCACCATCTCATCTTCAGGGACTCGGACGGGGGAGATCCTGTTCTCTCAGGCACCACAAGAATCCGAGTGACTGTCCTTGATTTCAATGACAACGCGCCAGTGTTTACTCAATCTATATATAGTGTGAATGTTCTGGAGAGTGTACCTGTGAGAACTTTGCTACTCACAGTGACAGCGACTGACCCAGACGAGGGAGTCAATGGGCAAGTGACATACTCtttcaggaaaataaatgaaagaacctCAAAGATCTTCCAAATGAACACTGTTACAGGCGAAATATCAACGATGAAAAATCTAGATTATGAAGAATCTGCCCTTTATGAGATGGAAGTACAAGCCGAAGACAGCCCTGGGCTTCTGGGGAAAGCTAAAGTCCTGGTTTCAGTCTTAGATGTAAATGACAACGCTCCCGAAGTGAGTATAACATCTCTCACGAAGTCAGTACCTGAAGACTCTCTCCCAGGGACTTTAATTGCCCTTTTAAATGTGCATGACCGAGATTCTGGGGAGAATGGGCGTGTAAAGTGTTCTATACCCGAGAATCTGCCTTTTAAACTTATCAAATCTTATGGAAATTACCACAAATTGACAACAGTTGGAGCCCTAGACAGAGAGAAGGTCTCCCAATACAATGTTACTGTGACAGCTACAGACTGGGGCACCCCTCCCCTTTCCATGGATGCTTCCATCTACTTGAACGTGGTAGACACTAATGACAATCCTCCTACCTTCAGTCAGGCATCCTACTCTATGTATATCCGAGAAAACAATCCCAAAGGTGCTTCTATATATTCCATAATCGCCCAAGACCCAGACAATGAAGAGAATGGCCGAGTCACTTACTCCACTGCAGAAGACATTCTCCAGGGAGCACCTCTCTCCTCCTACATCTCCATCAACTCCAACACTGGCGTCATCCATGCTCTATGCTCCTTCGACTATGAACAATTACATAATATTCAACTGCTTGTGATTGCCCAAGATGCCGGAGACCCACCTCTCAGCAGCAATGTGTCTTTGACTCTTTTCATCCTGGATCAGAATGACAACGCCCCCAAAATCCTATATCCTATATTTCCCACAAATGGCACTACCGGAGTGGAGTTGGCTCCTCGCTCTGCAGAGCCAGGATACTTGGTGACCAAGGTGGTGGCAGTGGATGGAGACACAGGCCAAAATTCCTGGCTGTCCTATCATCTACTCAAAGCCACAGAATCAGGCCTTTTTTCTGTGGGTTTACACACAGGAGAAATTAGAACTGCCCGAatctttcttagcaaagataccttCAAACAGAATCTGGTTGTATCAGTCACAGACAATGGAGAGCCTCC CTCTGCCACTGTTAGTGTCACAGTGATTGTGGCTGACAGTATCCCCAAGGTCCTCTCAGATCTCAACCATTTGACTGCTCCTGAAGTCCCCAGTGAATCCAGTCTCACTTTCTATCTGGTCCTGGCTGTGACTGCCGTGTCCTGCCTGTTTTTTGGCTTCATCATTGTCTTATTCACACTCAGGATATGCAGGTGGAGGGCTTCAAAGCTGCTGAGATCGGGCACTAGCCATTTTGTTGGTGTCCCTGTCTCAGAATTTGTTGGAATTGATGGAGTCCGAGCTTTTCTTCAGACACATACTCAAGAGGTTACTCTCACTATGCATTCTCAGAAGAACCAATCACTCTTTCCCCAACATTCCTATGCAGACACtttaatatgtcagaaaatgtGTGAGAAAAACAGACCACTTTCAGCATCTCAGAATTTACTTGAAGGTAAAGACGATTCTAATCTCCAGGTAAGATCCCTTCTACATTTACTATCTAACCTTACTTGCCATTTGTGA